A single genomic interval of Terriglobus albidus harbors:
- the ada gene encoding bifunctional DNA-binding transcriptional regulator/O6-methylguanine-DNA methyltransferase Ada gives MNFAMALRPSIPAAIPTVIEDTRWKQVLDRDAAAGFVYGVQSTGIFCRPSCPSRRPNRTQVRFFDTTAEAAAAGFRACKRCRPTERLHDRFAEPVSRAAAYLAAHSDETVTLDELARITRTSPFSLQKNFKRILGVTPKEFAAAKKLERLRKHLPQGRVTDATYEAGFSSPSRMYQAAEALGMTPGEAGRGAHGLTIRFTTSECSLGRVLVAATDKGICSIAFGDSPYQLEIDLRARFPHGEIVSTEDDPLLTQGVRFVLAQLRSASHELDLPLDLRATVFQQRVWKALREIPRGETRTYAEVAKSMGQPTATRAVARACATNPVAVAIPCHRVIGSDGKLTGYRWGVERKKRLLEMEGKF, from the coding sequence ATGAACTTCGCTATGGCACTTCGCCCCTCCATCCCGGCCGCGATTCCAACCGTGATCGAAGACACCCGCTGGAAGCAGGTGCTCGACCGCGATGCTGCCGCCGGCTTTGTTTACGGCGTGCAGTCGACCGGAATCTTCTGCCGTCCATCCTGCCCCAGCCGCAGGCCGAACCGGACACAGGTCCGCTTCTTTGACACCACAGCCGAGGCTGCGGCGGCCGGCTTCCGCGCCTGCAAGCGCTGCCGGCCGACCGAACGTCTCCATGACCGTTTTGCCGAGCCGGTGAGCCGGGCGGCGGCGTATCTTGCCGCCCACAGCGATGAGACGGTCACTCTGGACGAACTCGCCCGAATCACTCGAACGAGCCCCTTCTCGCTGCAGAAGAATTTCAAGCGCATTCTCGGGGTGACACCGAAGGAGTTCGCGGCAGCGAAGAAGCTGGAACGCCTGCGCAAGCACCTTCCTCAAGGACGGGTAACAGACGCCACTTATGAAGCAGGCTTCTCTTCGCCGAGCCGCATGTACCAGGCGGCGGAAGCTCTGGGCATGACACCGGGCGAGGCGGGACGAGGAGCGCATGGGCTAACGATCCGCTTTACCACCAGCGAGTGCTCTCTCGGCCGAGTGCTGGTGGCAGCAACCGACAAGGGCATCTGCTCTATCGCCTTCGGGGACTCTCCATACCAGTTAGAGATTGATCTGCGCGCCCGGTTCCCTCACGGCGAGATCGTATCGACAGAAGACGATCCACTGCTGACGCAGGGAGTTCGTTTTGTGCTGGCTCAGCTGCGGTCTGCTTCGCACGAGCTCGATCTGCCGCTCGATCTGCGCGCAACCGTCTTTCAGCAACGGGTGTGGAAGGCACTACGCGAGATTCCTCGGGGAGAGACACGCACCTATGCCGAGGTGGCGAAGTCTATGGGACAGCCCACAGCAACACGAGCCGTGGCACGCGCCTGCGCGACCAATCCGGTAGCCGTAGCAATTCCCTGCCATCGTGTGATTGGAAGCGATGGCAAGCTCACCGGCTATCGCTGGGGAGTGGAACGGAAGAAACGTCTTCTGGAGATGGAAGGCAAATTCTAA